One window of Verrucomicrobiia bacterium genomic DNA carries:
- the ilvC gene encoding ketol-acid reductoisomerase yields the protein MKVYKDRHVNKKLIVGKKVLILGYGNQGRAQALALRKSGAKVEIHLPPKSHSAKQAKKDGFSLVDLPAGVSGADFVAFLTPDEWMPEIFEEVKPHFRPGQATVFAHALAIHFKLIQIPKGIDTLLVAPLGPGKKLWELFQQGKGMTAWVAARPQKALPKALAFAWGIGATREGVIPTTFRDETLGDLFGEQAFLCGGLLAILLYSYQTMRKYGLSEANARLETLGQIDSLAELLKTEGPAGFIQKISPTAAFGAEKAIERMKVLKPVFEKLFREIDSGRFVKEWMQSKRKFSKGKLIREFGLVKLTTSRP from the coding sequence CGCCATGTAAATAAAAAGCTTATCGTTGGAAAAAAAGTGTTGATTCTCGGTTACGGCAATCAAGGCCGGGCGCAGGCCCTGGCCCTGCGGAAAAGCGGGGCCAAGGTGGAAATTCACCTCCCGCCGAAAAGTCATTCCGCCAAGCAGGCGAAAAAGGATGGTTTTTCGCTGGTGGATTTGCCCGCCGGCGTTTCCGGGGCGGATTTTGTGGCGTTTTTGACCCCGGATGAATGGATGCCGGAGATTTTTGAGGAAGTCAAACCGCATTTTCGCCCCGGCCAGGCCACAGTTTTTGCACACGCCTTGGCAATTCATTTCAAGTTGATACAAATTCCCAAGGGAATTGATACGCTATTGGTGGCTCCTCTGGGCCCCGGCAAAAAACTCTGGGAATTGTTTCAACAAGGCAAAGGAATGACCGCCTGGGTGGCCGCCCGGCCGCAAAAAGCGTTGCCCAAAGCCCTCGCTTTTGCCTGGGGCATCGGCGCCACCCGCGAGGGCGTTATTCCAACCACGTTTCGGGATGAGACGCTGGGGGATTTGTTCGGGGAGCAGGCCTTTTTGTGCGGCGGACTTTTGGCGATTTTGCTTTACAGTTATCAAACGATGCGCAAATATGGGCTTTCGGAAGCCAACGCCCGTTTGGAAACATTGGGGCAGATTGATTCTTTGGCCGAGTTGTTAAAAACGGAAGGACCCGCCGGATTTATTCAAAAAATCTCCCCCACGGCCGCCTTCGGCGCGGAAAAGGCCATCGAGCGGATGAAAGTTTTAAAGCCGGTGTTTGAAAAGCTTTTCCGGGAAATCGATTCGGGGCGGTTTGTAAAAGAATGGATGCAATCGAAGCGAAAATTTTCGAAGGGGAAATTGATTCGGGAATTCGGGCTGGTTAAGCTCACCACAAGCAGGCCTTGA